A part of Solenopsis invicta isolate M01_SB chromosome 2, UNIL_Sinv_3.0, whole genome shotgun sequence genomic DNA contains:
- the LOC105198536 gene encoding ethanolamine kinase 1 isoform X3 — protein MVLIRIYGNNSDLLIDRKSEIKNIRILNKAGYTHCIYATFNNGFAYEFLEGETLTTETVRNPKVYPLIAKRMAEMHNLDSENEFIPKEAFIWEKTKKFMEIMPKRFSDSLKQAKFEMLIPSYAILEKEYQILKSTLSRVNNPIVFAHNDLLLGNILYNQKQSRVVFIDYEYTALNYQAFDIANHFAEFAGFDEPDYSLYPDKNFQKMWLKEYLQVYNATTNVSEKDVDELYWQVTQFAPLPHFFWGCWAIIQSEHSNIEFDFLAYAAIRFNEYFRWKEEISKLKTEYDE, from the exons ATGGTCCTGATTAGAATTTATGGCAATAATTCGGATTTACTGATTGACCGAAAaagcgaaataaaaaatatccgg atATTAAACAAGGCTGGCTACACTCATTGCatttatgctacatttaacaaTGGATTTGCCTATGAATTCTTAGAAGGTGAAACTTTGACCACTGAAACAGTAAGGAATCCAAAAGTATATCCATTAATTGCGAAACGTATGGCTGAAATGCATAATCTTGATTCTGAAAATGAGTTTATACCAAAAGAAGCTTTTATTTGGGAAAAAACGAAGAAATTTATGGAAATTATGCCTAAAAGATTTTCCGATTCCCTCAAGCAAGCAAA GTTTGAAATGTTGATACCATCCTATGCGATATTGGAGAAAGAATATCAGATATTGAAAAGTACACTTTCCCGAGTGAATAATCCCATAGTGTTTGCTCACAATGATCTTCTACTAggaaatatattgtacaatcaAAAACAATCGAGAGTCGTTTTTATCGATTATGAATACACTGCACTAAACTATCAAGCGTTTGATATAGCTAATCACTTTGCGGAATTCGCCG gTTTTGACGAACCAGATTATTCTTTATATCCggataaaaatttccaaaaaatgtgGTTGAAAGAATATTTGCAAGTGTATAACGCGACAACTAACGTGTCCGAAAAAGACGTTGATGAATTATATTGGCAAGTTACTCAATTTGCTCCCTTGCCACATTTTTTTTGGGGCTGTTGGGCTATTATCCAAAGCGAGCATTCAAATATTGAGTTTGATTTTTTGGC ATACGCTGCAATACGTTTCAACGAATATTTTCGATGGAAAGAAGAAATCTCTAAGTTGAAAACAGAATATGACGAATGA
- the LOC105198536 gene encoding ethanolamine kinase 1 isoform X1 — protein sequence MNVCEEHLNVTIDESEIIIGAKDIIKRIRPSWPLQHLHFKVFTDGRTNKLIGVWHSEHYTDMVLIRIYGNNSDLLIDRKSEIKNIRILNKAGYTHCIYATFNNGFAYEFLEGETLTTETVRNPKVYPLIAKRMAEMHNLDSENEFIPKEAFIWEKTKKFMEIMPKRFSDSLKQAKFEMLIPSYAILEKEYQILKSTLSRVNNPIVFAHNDLLLGNILYNQKQSRVVFIDYEYTALNYQAFDIANHFAEFAGFDEPDYSLYPDKNFQKMWLKEYLQVYNATTNVSEKDVDELYWQVTQFAPLPHFFWGCWAIIQSEHSNIEFDFLAYAAIRFNEYFRWKEEISKLKTEYDE from the exons ATGAATGTATGTGAAGAACATCTTAACGTAACGATAGATGAAAGTGAAATTATTATTGGTGCCAAAGACATTATAAAGAGGATTAGACCATCCTGGCCTTTGCAACACCTGCATTTCAAG gTATTTACTGATGGAAGAACAAACAAATTGATAGGAGTATGGCATTCGGAACATTATACAGATATGGTCCTGATTAGAATTTATGGCAATAATTCGGATTTACTGATTGACCGAAAaagcgaaataaaaaatatccgg atATTAAACAAGGCTGGCTACACTCATTGCatttatgctacatttaacaaTGGATTTGCCTATGAATTCTTAGAAGGTGAAACTTTGACCACTGAAACAGTAAGGAATCCAAAAGTATATCCATTAATTGCGAAACGTATGGCTGAAATGCATAATCTTGATTCTGAAAATGAGTTTATACCAAAAGAAGCTTTTATTTGGGAAAAAACGAAGAAATTTATGGAAATTATGCCTAAAAGATTTTCCGATTCCCTCAAGCAAGCAAA GTTTGAAATGTTGATACCATCCTATGCGATATTGGAGAAAGAATATCAGATATTGAAAAGTACACTTTCCCGAGTGAATAATCCCATAGTGTTTGCTCACAATGATCTTCTACTAggaaatatattgtacaatcaAAAACAATCGAGAGTCGTTTTTATCGATTATGAATACACTGCACTAAACTATCAAGCGTTTGATATAGCTAATCACTTTGCGGAATTCGCCG gTTTTGACGAACCAGATTATTCTTTATATCCggataaaaatttccaaaaaatgtgGTTGAAAGAATATTTGCAAGTGTATAACGCGACAACTAACGTGTCCGAAAAAGACGTTGATGAATTATATTGGCAAGTTACTCAATTTGCTCCCTTGCCACATTTTTTTTGGGGCTGTTGGGCTATTATCCAAAGCGAGCATTCAAATATTGAGTTTGATTTTTTGGC ATACGCTGCAATACGTTTCAACGAATATTTTCGATGGAAAGAAGAAATCTCTAAGTTGAAAACAGAATATGACGAATGA
- the LOC105198536 gene encoding ethanolamine kinase 1 isoform X2, with product MTRFYESEIIIGAKDIIKRIRPSWPLQHLHFKVFTDGRTNKLIGVWHSEHYTDMVLIRIYGNNSDLLIDRKSEIKNIRILNKAGYTHCIYATFNNGFAYEFLEGETLTTETVRNPKVYPLIAKRMAEMHNLDSENEFIPKEAFIWEKTKKFMEIMPKRFSDSLKQAKFEMLIPSYAILEKEYQILKSTLSRVNNPIVFAHNDLLLGNILYNQKQSRVVFIDYEYTALNYQAFDIANHFAEFAGFDEPDYSLYPDKNFQKMWLKEYLQVYNATTNVSEKDVDELYWQVTQFAPLPHFFWGCWAIIQSEHSNIEFDFLAYAAIRFNEYFRWKEEISKLKTEYDE from the exons ATGACGcgatttt ATGAAAGTGAAATTATTATTGGTGCCAAAGACATTATAAAGAGGATTAGACCATCCTGGCCTTTGCAACACCTGCATTTCAAG gTATTTACTGATGGAAGAACAAACAAATTGATAGGAGTATGGCATTCGGAACATTATACAGATATGGTCCTGATTAGAATTTATGGCAATAATTCGGATTTACTGATTGACCGAAAaagcgaaataaaaaatatccgg atATTAAACAAGGCTGGCTACACTCATTGCatttatgctacatttaacaaTGGATTTGCCTATGAATTCTTAGAAGGTGAAACTTTGACCACTGAAACAGTAAGGAATCCAAAAGTATATCCATTAATTGCGAAACGTATGGCTGAAATGCATAATCTTGATTCTGAAAATGAGTTTATACCAAAAGAAGCTTTTATTTGGGAAAAAACGAAGAAATTTATGGAAATTATGCCTAAAAGATTTTCCGATTCCCTCAAGCAAGCAAA GTTTGAAATGTTGATACCATCCTATGCGATATTGGAGAAAGAATATCAGATATTGAAAAGTACACTTTCCCGAGTGAATAATCCCATAGTGTTTGCTCACAATGATCTTCTACTAggaaatatattgtacaatcaAAAACAATCGAGAGTCGTTTTTATCGATTATGAATACACTGCACTAAACTATCAAGCGTTTGATATAGCTAATCACTTTGCGGAATTCGCCG gTTTTGACGAACCAGATTATTCTTTATATCCggataaaaatttccaaaaaatgtgGTTGAAAGAATATTTGCAAGTGTATAACGCGACAACTAACGTGTCCGAAAAAGACGTTGATGAATTATATTGGCAAGTTACTCAATTTGCTCCCTTGCCACATTTTTTTTGGGGCTGTTGGGCTATTATCCAAAGCGAGCATTCAAATATTGAGTTTGATTTTTTGGC ATACGCTGCAATACGTTTCAACGAATATTTTCGATGGAAAGAAGAAATCTCTAAGTTGAAAACAGAATATGACGAATGA